A single region of the Salvelinus sp. IW2-2015 linkage group LG20, ASM291031v2, whole genome shotgun sequence genome encodes:
- the LOC111981971 gene encoding heparanase isoform X1, whose protein sequence is MSGILILALVISILSHGYYVGASVRSARDEVNFESVNLNVDLSRVLKRVNERFLSVAIDASLVAEEKFMYLLASPKLRTLAKALSPAFLRFGGTRQDFMTFNPAFLHSNEYHKNSVFDADDLCERLELPPILEERLKQEWALHEVLLQKEDLQRKYRSVKFTEYAVDLLYSFTNCSGLDLIFGLNELLRTTGNSWDSSNARTLIQYCESKQYSMAWELGNEPNSYEKKAGIRVNGYQLGQDFIQLRRILRESKLYHDTGLYGPDISQPRDHRRDLLEGFLESGAEAIDACTWHHYYVNGRHTSLKDFLDPEVLNTLALKTHEVMETVDLASPGKKVWLGETSSAYGGGAKGLSDTFVAGFMWLDKLGLGAKLGLDVVIRQVLIGSGTYHLVDDNLDPLPDYWLSVLYKRLVGPEVLSIEAFSILGKTKRVRVYLHCTNKKSTSYKSGAVTLFALNLSKSPASIAVPAMVSNSTVEAFVLQSEQPGEEGLYSKSVKLNGEVLKMVDDRTLPSLQGTPLAAGEHLRLPGYSFAFYLLSEAQALACR, encoded by the exons ATGTCAGGCATATTAATCTTGGCATTAGTGATATCTATTCTATCTCATGGATATTATGTCGGAGCAAGTGTCAGGTCTGCGAGGGATGAGGTGAATTTTGAGTCTGTAAATCTGAATGTAGACCTCTCTCGAGTACTTAAGAGAGTGAACGAACGTTTTTTGTCTGTGGCCATAGATGCGAGTCTCGTCGCTGAAGAGAAGTTCATGTACCTGTTAGC GTCTCCAAAGCTGAGGACATTGGCTAAAGCTTTATCCCCAGCATTTCTAAGATTTGGAGGGACAAGACAAGATTTCATGACCTTCAACCCTGCATTTTTACATTCAAATGAGTATCACAAAAACTCTGTTTTTGATGCAG ATGATCTCTGTGAAAGGCTGGAGCTGCCCCCAATACTGGAGGAGAGGCTGAAGCAGGAATGGGCTCTACATGAAGTACTTCTCCAGAAAGAGGACTTGCAGAGGAAGTACCGGAGTGTAAAGTTCACAG AGTATGCAGTGGATCTACTGTACTCTTTTACAAACTGCTCTGGATTAGACCTCATCTTTGGGCTCAACGAGCTGCTCAGGACCACTGGCAACTCCTGGGACAGCAGCAATGCCAGGACCCTCATACAGTACTGTGAATCCAAACAGTACAGCATGGCCTGGGAGCTGGGCAATG AGCCCAACAGTTATGAGAAGAAGGCAGGGATCCGGGTGAACGGATACCAGCTGGGCCAAGACTTCATTCAACTCCGCAGGATTCTGCGGGAATCCAAACTTTACCATGACACTGGACTCTATGGACCAGACATTAGCCAACCCCGAGACCACCGGAGAGACTTACTGGAGGG GTTCTTGGAAAGTGGGGCAGAAGCAATTGACGCATGCACCTGGCACCA TTACTATGTCAACGGAAGACACACATCTTTAAAAGATTTCCTAGACCCTGAGGTGCTAAACACTTTAGCCCTGAAAACACATGAAGTCATGGAG ACCGTTGATCTGGCATCCCCTGGGAAGAAGGTGTGGCTTGGAGAGACTAGTTCTGCCTATGGAGGCGGGGCTAAGGGGCTGTCTGACACATTTGTCGCTGGATTCAT GTGGCTGGATAAACTGGGCCTTGGTGCAAAGCTTGGCTTAGATGTTGTAATCAGGCAGGTTTTGATTGGATCTGGGACTTACCACCTGGTAGATGATAACCTCGATCCACTTCCT GATTACTGGCTATCAGTTCTGTACAAGAGGCTTGTTGGACCAGAGGTGCTGAGTATAGAAGCCTTTTCCATTTTGGGAAAGACGAAAAGAGTACGGGTCTACCTACACTGCACTAACAAGAAAAG taCAAGCTACAAAAGTGGAGCAGTCACATTGTTTGCTCTGAACCTGAGTAAGAGCCCTGCTAGCATCGCTGTGCCTGCCATGGTCTCTAACAGCACTGTAGAGGCCTTCGTTCTTCAGTCTGAACAGCCTGGCGAGGAGGGACTCTACTCGAA
- the LOC111981971 gene encoding heparanase isoform X2 — translation MSGILILALVISILSHGYYVGASVRSARDEVNFESVNLNVDLSRVLKRVNERFLSVAIDASLVAEEKFMYLLASPKLRTLAKALSPAFLRFGGTRQDFMTFNPAFLHSNEYHKNSVFDADDLCERLELPPILEERLKQEWALHEVLLQKEDLQRKYRSVKFTEYAVDLLYSFTNCSGLDLIFGLNELLRTTGNSWDSSNARTLIQYCESKQYSMAWELGNEPNSYEKKAGIRVNGYQLGQDFIQLRRILRESKLYHDTGLYGPDISQPRDHRRDLLEGYYVNGRHTSLKDFLDPEVLNTLALKTHEVMETVDLASPGKKVWLGETSSAYGGGAKGLSDTFVAGFMWLDKLGLGAKLGLDVVIRQVLIGSGTYHLVDDNLDPLPDYWLSVLYKRLVGPEVLSIEAFSILGKTKRVRVYLHCTNKKSTSYKSGAVTLFALNLSKSPASIAVPAMVSNSTVEAFVLQSEQPGEEGLYSKSVKLNGEVLKMVDDRTLPSLQGTPLAAGEHLRLPGYSFAFYLLSEAQALACR, via the exons ATGTCAGGCATATTAATCTTGGCATTAGTGATATCTATTCTATCTCATGGATATTATGTCGGAGCAAGTGTCAGGTCTGCGAGGGATGAGGTGAATTTTGAGTCTGTAAATCTGAATGTAGACCTCTCTCGAGTACTTAAGAGAGTGAACGAACGTTTTTTGTCTGTGGCCATAGATGCGAGTCTCGTCGCTGAAGAGAAGTTCATGTACCTGTTAGC GTCTCCAAAGCTGAGGACATTGGCTAAAGCTTTATCCCCAGCATTTCTAAGATTTGGAGGGACAAGACAAGATTTCATGACCTTCAACCCTGCATTTTTACATTCAAATGAGTATCACAAAAACTCTGTTTTTGATGCAG ATGATCTCTGTGAAAGGCTGGAGCTGCCCCCAATACTGGAGGAGAGGCTGAAGCAGGAATGGGCTCTACATGAAGTACTTCTCCAGAAAGAGGACTTGCAGAGGAAGTACCGGAGTGTAAAGTTCACAG AGTATGCAGTGGATCTACTGTACTCTTTTACAAACTGCTCTGGATTAGACCTCATCTTTGGGCTCAACGAGCTGCTCAGGACCACTGGCAACTCCTGGGACAGCAGCAATGCCAGGACCCTCATACAGTACTGTGAATCCAAACAGTACAGCATGGCCTGGGAGCTGGGCAATG AGCCCAACAGTTATGAGAAGAAGGCAGGGATCCGGGTGAACGGATACCAGCTGGGCCAAGACTTCATTCAACTCCGCAGGATTCTGCGGGAATCCAAACTTTACCATGACACTGGACTCTATGGACCAGACATTAGCCAACCCCGAGACCACCGGAGAGACTTACTGGAGGG TTACTATGTCAACGGAAGACACACATCTTTAAAAGATTTCCTAGACCCTGAGGTGCTAAACACTTTAGCCCTGAAAACACATGAAGTCATGGAG ACCGTTGATCTGGCATCCCCTGGGAAGAAGGTGTGGCTTGGAGAGACTAGTTCTGCCTATGGAGGCGGGGCTAAGGGGCTGTCTGACACATTTGTCGCTGGATTCAT GTGGCTGGATAAACTGGGCCTTGGTGCAAAGCTTGGCTTAGATGTTGTAATCAGGCAGGTTTTGATTGGATCTGGGACTTACCACCTGGTAGATGATAACCTCGATCCACTTCCT GATTACTGGCTATCAGTTCTGTACAAGAGGCTTGTTGGACCAGAGGTGCTGAGTATAGAAGCCTTTTCCATTTTGGGAAAGACGAAAAGAGTACGGGTCTACCTACACTGCACTAACAAGAAAAG taCAAGCTACAAAAGTGGAGCAGTCACATTGTTTGCTCTGAACCTGAGTAAGAGCCCTGCTAGCATCGCTGTGCCTGCCATGGTCTCTAACAGCACTGTAGAGGCCTTCGTTCTTCAGTCTGAACAGCCTGGCGAGGAGGGACTCTACTCGAA